CTATCTTATTAAAGTAGAAGTACTTTAAGATTTTGTTTGACAACATAGATAACAGTTAAAAAAAATTGGGGTGTTTGGAAAGATGGATAACAGTAAGTTAAAAAAAAGTAATAGACTTATGCTATTAAAAAAATTGGAAGTTCATTATATTATATTAAAAAGTAAAGAGTTTGTGTTAATTGATATATATTCAAATCAAAATAATAATTTAAAATTGATTTATATCAAAAATTCATTCAAAAATAAACATATATTCAAATTTAATTTACTAACATATTTTCCAATAACTATTACAAAAATGTTTTCAATATATATAAGAAAAATACAATACAAAGCCTAATTTCAAACACCAACTTAAATTATGATTTTTATATTTCACATTGAAATTTAAAAATATAATATATGTGGTTATTTATATGATTGTACGTATAAAAGATTATTAATTATAAGAAAATTTATTTGATGGTATATATAAAAACGATTAATTATATGATAACACATATTTTTGTAACCTATGATGACACATATAGGATATATAATATTGATTAGGGGTCAGCGTTCGGTTCGTTTTCGGGTCTATTTGGGATTTCGTGTTCGGTTCAGATCTTTGAGGATTGAGTTCGGATTTAGATAACCAATTTAAATTATTTTAATTTAAAATTTATTATATGCTTTAATTTAAAAAATTTATAAATTTGAATAACATATGTTAGAGTACCTAACTTAATATATAAATTGGTTTGGTTTAAATATTTGGATAGAGAATTAATAATTATTTAAGTTTTTTTGGAGTTTTGAGTATATTTTAACTATTTTAGATATTTACGTTTGATTATTTGTATATATTTTCAAGCATTTAAACGAACTTAATTAAAATTATCATATATATTCTGGATGTTTATATATATATATATATATATATATATATATATATTAAATCTAAAAATAATTAATATATATAAGTACATAAATCTATTTTGGATACCCAAAATCCTTCGGTTCGGATCGGATTAGGCTTCAGTTATTCAAATACCAAAATTTTGAATAATTCAGATATTTAATCAATTTTGGTTCGAATTTGGTACTACTTATTCGGATTGGGATAGGTTCGGTTCTTCGAATTCGAGTATTTTACCTAACCCTAAATAGTGTCATTAAAAAAAATAGCATCATATTTTTTTTTAAAAAATACATCCATGCGAGCGCCTGATCAAAATCTAGTTGGTTGTTAAAATGTTAGGTTGTCATATGTATACTAACTTCGCATATGATATAAATAGTGAAAGTGGTTGCCTAAATTATTATTTTAGAGCTGGAATGGATATTAAGGTGCACATCGTTTGAATTATCATTTGGGTTTTATGCAATTTCAATTGTATTGTTGATAGTCTTCTGAAACTTTTTTTTTTTTTTGGAAAAAAAATTTATGGAATTCATTTGTTCTAGGAGAAAATAAAACAATCTTCGGCGAGGAATTACTTAACATAATTAATTAGGCTCATTAGATTGCAAAACTTACAACACCACAAAAAATACTAAAAACACACGACAATACATGAATGATCATAAGATGATTAAAACAAATTCCAACAACAGAATGGAAGAAAAAAAAGCAGATAATGTAAAGAAAAAAAGAAAAAATGCATCGTTTGATAGATATTCTCTGTCACTCCACTTTCCATGTTCCTTCCCCTTACCCCTAGCAAACCTTATCCACCATTTTATCGTCTTGCTCCTCATTATCTCCTCCATCACCTCAAACTCTGCCTTCATCACCACATATTTCTCCTCCTTTACATTCTCTTTCAGCCACTCCTTCATCATCCCCATATTTTCAGGTTCAAAGCTCATCTCACCGTTCACCGTTTCAGTCTTGTACATCTCAAACTTCAGATTCCTTGTCTCTCTGTGGAATCGGATCTTTGCGCGCCTGCAACCTCACCATCAACTCTTCTTCACATGGGGAGAGCTGCTATCTTGGACTCGACAATCTTCTCCAACTGCACCATCAACGCTCAGGATTCTGGTCACGCAGGCTACGATCTACAACGTTTGGAGACGGCGATACTCTGCCTTGCACCTCAACGGATACACCACCACTGAAGTAACTTTCAAGACCATAGACAGAGAAGTACGCAACACAATCACAGCTCGAAGGCATAAGAAGACTTTCAAATCTCTTATGTCATTATGGATTAGGTGACCAAACATCTTAATCCCCCATTGTGTTCTCCTTGTTTTTTATTCTTTTTTGCCAAGGTAACACAAATATAGGCCTTGTAAACCTAAGCCTTTCATTAATTTGATATTCACATTTTAGGGAAAAAAAAATATTGTTAACAAACCATCATGTTCCAATACTTCTTTTCCACTACCCACATCGATAAATACTTTCCTTTAGTAGCTCCAATGTTCAAGAAAACCAAAATTCAAAAAAGTAGATTGGAATTTCAAGAGTGTTACCGTTTAGGGATTATGCTCTCTCTCTCTCTCTTGAGCTCTCTTCAGCTGCGAACCGCTTTCCTTCTCCGACCAATCAAAAGTGTTACCGCTTGATTCATCATCTTTTTCACTATCACCCCCCCAAGAGGGTCTTGCACCAGTGGATCTATACAGTGAAATCAAATGCCTTGAATGAGCTCTTCTCCTCCAGATGTACGTTGATGCTTCTACTCTATTCTCCATCTCCACAACAACATGCTCCGAAGAAAGATCTACTGAGTCCAAGCAAGTAACCTGCTGAGAAGTTATCAGATGTAATGTTTCTATAAAGAAAATCTCCAAGACATGGTCTCCCGTTCTGTAGACAGAATTCAGACGCAACTTCAGAAAACTGGCTATGAGATTTAAAGTTTCTATTAGAAGAGCTTCAATGTATGCTTTTGGAACTTCCATTTCAGCTAACGCAATGTTGTTGACTGACTTAGACGCTTTCAAAATTTGGTTAGTGAAATCATAAGTGCAGTCAAGCTGTTTCTTGGACTGCTCAGAGAATCCATCAGATGGCACACATGGCAGAGGAAGCCACCATTTATCTCCTTAATATCATATAAACATTCATAGCTAAAGATAATTGCTGTAGAGATTGGTGATGGCAGGACAAACTCCTTCACCAGAACCTGACATGTCTTCACCAAGCAGTAGCTTCGCCATCCTCTCTTTCAACAACTCAACTTCTGCACACAGACACAACCAAAAATGTCAAAACTTTTTTACGTAACAGAGAGATTGATTTTTTTAGGAAATCTGAAGTAGAGAGTAGAGATGCTAACCTTTATATACTTAAAGTCCCACCGCCTTCTAAGAGCAAAGTTCACATTGAAAGTAGATCGTGGATGATGATTTTAAGAAGACTTTAATAGGAGAAATCTGTAACTTGTGGATTTCTGAGATCGGTAGGAAGAAGATGAAGCAACTGATTTGAAACCCTAGGTGTGACCCTATATCCCGGCGGCAGAGAAAGAAACGTGTTCAACCCATACGTGATACGACGGGTTTCGAGCATATTTGACTAATTCCATAAAATTTCAGTGACACCAAATGTGCACAAAAGCCCAGACGAATTACAAAGCAGCTGAATAAATGAAACTCAGAGTTTCATTTCCCTGGACACGTGGCATCTCATGGTTAAACGATTTTCCTAACTGGACGCTGAGGTGGCAGCACCAGGAGAGAAAAAACTCTTCTTTATATATAAAGAAGATGTGTATGCTTACATTGGTGTTGACAAAAAATGGAAACAAAAATGATACAAGTGATTGCCAAACGTGTCGATGACGGAGACATGGTATTTTGCTGATTTCTCGTTCGTATAGGTCGATAAGAATATTGTCTCGTGTGGTAGTGACTTAAAAGTTGATGAACTGATGAATATAGATGTTGCACTCGTATGGTAATAACCACATCAAAACATAATTTTCGAATATTTGTAGTTCATGCTCACTCAGTTATTACATACTAAAAGCATGATCTCTATATTTATATTTATGCGAAAAGTCGCCTTAAAATACGGTTATTTGATGATATTTCCATCTATAAAGTTACACTGATAAAAACGTTACACATTTCTTTTTTGAACCTCGTTACATATTTTTTTGGCCGAAAGATAGGTTCAAATTAATAAAATCATAGTTAATGTTATGAAATAACTTATAATTTATAGTATCGTGAAATTTAAATAAGAGTAGAATTTAATACCCGTATGAAGCAAATAACACTAATATAAGTGAGAGAGTTTATTATAAGTAAGAAGAAGAAGATGTAATGGTTCTTTGATTATAAACTCTTGTTCTTGTTTATGGTGTACAAAAGAGTGAGATGAGTGATGGTATTTATAGTGAACAACAATACATAAAATAACAAAGATAGTGCTTAATTTGGTAAATGAGTGGGTGATCATAGTGTTTGATGAGTAGATGATCATAGTGCTTGAGTTGGTAAAGGAGTGGATGATCATAGTGCTTGAGTTTGGTAAAGAAGTGGATGATCATTTCAATGCTTAATTTATAACANNNNNNNNNNNNNNNNNNNNNNNNNNNNNNNNNNNNNNNNNNNNNNNNNNNNNNNNNNNNNNNNNNNNNNNNNNNNNNNNNNNNNNNNNNNNNNNNNNNNNNNNNNNNNNNNNNNNNNNNNNNNNNNNNNNNNNNNNNNNNNNNNNNNNNNNNNNNNNNNNNNNNNNNNNNNNNNNNNNNNNNNNNNNNNNNNNNNNNNNNNNNNNNNNNNNNNNNNNNNNNNNNNNNNNNNNNNNNNNNNNNNNNNNNNNNNNNNNNNNNNNNNNNNNNNNNNNNNNNNNNNNNNNNNNNNNNNNNNNNNNNNNNNNNNNNNNNNNNNNNNNNNNNNNNNNNNNNNNNNNNNNNNNNNNNNNNNNNNNNNNNNNNNNNNNNNNNNNNNNNNNNNNNNNNNNNNNNNNNNNNNNNNNNNNNNNNNNNNNNNNNNNNNNNNNNNNNNNNNNNNNNNNNNNNNNNNNNNNNNNNNNNNNNNNNNNNNNNNNNNNNNNNNNNNNNNNNNNNNNNNNNNNNNNNNNNNNNNNNNNNNNNNNNNNNNNNNNNNNNNNNNNNNNNNNNNNNNNNNNNNNNNNNNNNNNNNNNNNNNNNNNNNNNNNNNNNNNNNNNNNNNNNNNNNNNNNNNNNNNNNNNNNNNNNNNNNNNNNNNNNNNNNNNNNNNNNNNNNNNNNNNNNNNNNNNNNNNNNNNNNNNNNNNNNNNNNNNNNNNNNNNNNNNNNNNNNNNNNNNNNNNNNNNNNNNNNNNNNNNNNNNNNNNNNNNNNNNNNNNNNNNNNNNNNNNNNNNNNNTTTTTGTTAATTGCTGTCTTTTTAATGTCTACAGAGCAGACAAGGCTGTGCTCTCCTCGTCTGGATTTCAAGCTGATGTGAAAGCACTTCAGAAAGTTCTCAAGTCAAGGCACTTGGTGTGTGAGCTTCCCCTTTGCATTTTCTTTGTAAAGATGAAGACTTTTGCTTAATAAAGTGTGTTTGGTGTTCTGCAATAGGTTTATCAGCATCAGCATAATAAGCAGATGAGTTGTCCTGCAATGGCTCAGCTTCTCTCCAACACGCTTTACTTCAAGCGGTTTTTTCCTTACTATGCCTTTAACGTTCTCGGTGGGCTTGATGAGGAAGGTATGAAAAAGCCTTCTCTTTTCTCTTTGGGTTTGCACATTGTGAGTTGATTATAGGAGTTGTTAAGTTGTGTCTTTCTTCTTCTGTCAAAATATTCAGGAAAAGGCTGTGTCTTTACCTATGACGCAGTGGGATCATATGAGAAGGTTGGATACAGTGCTCAAGGTTCTGGTTCTACCCTCATTATGCCCTTCCTTGACAATCAGCTCAAGAGTCCCAGCCCGCTCTTGCTTCCTGCCCAGGTTTGTTTGTCTGTGCTTGGTCTTTAATTAGTTTAAGCCCATAATGAATCATTTCAAGCTGCTTATTTTTTAGTCTTTTGCCTATGTAGGATGCTATCACACCCCTTTCTGAACCTGAAGCAGTTGACTTGGTTAAGACTGTTTTTGCGTCCGCCACTGAGAGGGATATCTACACTGTAAGTCTTCCCCTGTTGTGTCTGACTAATGGCTCGTCTTTAGCTGACTAATGCTTTGTTGGATTGTTTTGTTTGTAATAGGGAGACAAGCTTGAGATCATGATTCTCAAGGCGGATGGCATCAGGACCGAAGTCATGGAATTGAGGAAAGATTAAGCGAGTGTTGGCAACACACCTTTCTATTGTTCTTATTCGCATCTCAACACTAGGCTCCCTCTGTTACCTTGAACTGTGTTTGAAGTTTTCTTGTGTTGTTAACAGATTCTCCTTCTCTTATTTATGACAAAACGTTCTTTTGGAAGAGTTTCTAGTAACATTGAGTCTTGACAAAATCTTTAATTGAATAACAACAGTAGAATCAAAATCAGAAGCTGTTCTCTGATTCCCATCCCTTCTTCTCCAGCTCCTGTCGCAATGCCTGCATAGAAAAATGAAAGCTTATTAACCATCAGCCAGTAGCAGTAACAAAGACTATTTCAACATCCAAGTTCTTACTTTGATTCGCTTTCTGTTTACATCAAAGTCGAAGTTCCCTTTACGTGATGCAGACCGATACTCCACCGTCGAGTTCTTCACAGGAGTGAACAAAAACTCAACATCATCTACCAACTGCCAAAGACCAAACGTTTAAGATATAGTCGTTGAAGTGAGACAATAGTAGACAACAATAGAAAAGCTCTGCCTTTACTTACACCTAAGATTGGACTTTCATATTCCACATGAACATAGTCGTCCTTCTTCTCCACAATCCGAGGAGTAAACTTGTCTGGTTTCGTCGACTTAATCTGCAACAATAGTGACAAATCCCGCATCTCTAGATACAACTCATTCATCAAACAAATAGTCAAACTTGTTCAAGGCTCTCTTACCACATTAAGAAGCTCTTTCATTGCAACTTCTCTGCTCACAGGCGTCTTCCTTCCACCATTATAGTTCCTTGCCCACCAATGGAAAAAAAGTGTGATGATTCAAATCTTTCAAAACAATTTAAAGCTCATGATATTGTTAGTTACCATGGTGGAGCATAGTGGACTCGATCGCTGACACTCTCAGAAGTGGATATACAGTTGTTTGTAGCAGGACACAGAGCCAATCTCTCGTTCTTCTGTACTCCAAGATACTCTGGTTTCTTCCCACTAAACCAAACCACTAAAGGTATCAATCATTACCACCAAACCTCAGTTATAGACATCTGTCGGAAGAAAACGTATACCTGAGCTGGAAAATGGCCCCGATCATAGCTAGTTCACTGCTCCTAAGAATCATCTCTCTTCCGATTCCAAATAATATTTCAATTCAGATACTTGGTTCAAGTGATAAACAGAGTATGCAGGAGGAGACAGTACCTTCGAGCAATTAACTTGGGAAGTTTCTCATCTGAAGCCTCTGGAATCGAAGCGGTTATACGAAGACGACCATGGGAGGGAAGCTTTATCCGGTGTTTATGGAGGTATAAGCAAGTGGTCGGTGACACCATGGAAGCCATCTCTTCAGAAGCTCCGTGTCCTCTCTTCTCGACAAATGGGAACCCAAAGAAGACGAGAAGCAAGCATGTTTCGATGCTTCGTGGGCTTATTATTGAGAGACCAATGGGCCAGTAGTGTTATCTCTAAAGCCCAAACAGATCTTACTACACAATTTGCTTCACTAAATAGACTGAGAGAGGCTAATTTATCAGACTAATTAGTCTCAATGTGATCCTTCACAAAAACAAACGTAGGAGCAATGGACATGAGTTATGGGATTTGGAATTGAATAAAATGTATGAAAAATATGCATACCGATTGAAATTTTGAATCGTTTTCAATAAATTAGCTTTATGTAAAATTTGTTCTTACAGTTTTGTAATGACTGTAATTTTGGTTTCGAAAAATATAGACTGAGAGAGGCTACCAATAAGTTAACATGTTTCGATGCTTAATGGTCTTAGTATTCTTGACCCAATAGTCCAGTAGTATTGATCATTCTCTAAAGCCAACATTTAATAAGAGCGATAATTTACTAGAAGAAGGTAAACACAAGAAGCCCGTCTAGCTCAGTTGGTAGAGCGCAAGGCTCTTAACCTTGTGGTCGTGGGTTCGAATCCCACGGTGGGCGATTCCTTTTTAACTCTCTTTTCGGAAAATATCGTTTTTGTTATGAAATAACTTATAATTTATAGTATCGTGAAATTTAAATAAGAGTAGAATTTAATACCCGTATGAAGCAAATAACACTACTATAAGTGAGAGAGTTTATTATAAGTAAGAAGAAGAAGATGTAATGGTTCTTTGATTATAAACTCTTGTTCTTGTTTTTGGTGTACAAAAGAGTGAGATGAGTGATGGTATTTATAGTGAACAACAATACATAAAATAACAAAGATAGTGCTTAATTTGGTAAATGAGTGGGTGATCATAATGCTTGATGAGTAGATGATCATAGTGCTTGAGTTGGTAAAGGAGTGGATGATCATAGTGCTTGAGTTTGGTAAAGAAGTGGATGATCATTTCAATGCTTAATTTATAACAGTTAAGACATTTTTATAAAGTTTTTACTCAATATTCCACCAACTTTTGTGCAGTATTATCTTTCTTATCCATCATCTACTAGGAGCAGATGATAGACAAAATTTACTTATATTATCTTTTCTGTCCATTTGCTGCATGTAGTGTCCAATTTTTTTTTCACTCTTTTCGTACTATTAAACCGAAAAGAAAATCATACTGAAATTTGGTTGGATTATTCAAGGTAAAATGATTCTCTGTTTTACAAAGCATCAAATGTTGTTGACTCTCTCCAAATCTATCTTTGCTTGCAATGAAAACAATTCTCTCCAACTAACCCTAAACCTAAAAATCTCTAAAACGAAAAAAATCCTAAAATTATCTTCATTCATTAGAACTATGAGGTAAGAGGGGAAAATAATACATTATCTACATAGTATGAAATAAGATATGCTACAAAGAAGGTAGCGTGCGGTCGAACCATTTAGAGAGACGCGAGATTTTGGCTGCTACGCTTTTATTTCGACCAAAGAAAGTTTCGGCATTGGACAGCATAACTTCTACGTCGTGTCTTAATGCTTCCACACTCCGGTAATAGTTGTTCTCAAGCCTTGACCTGATTACTTCAATCGACAAAGGTACTGGGAACCTGCACATGAATACACAGAACAAAACCATGTCAGCTTCATCATCTCAATTAAAATCCTCTTCCAGTGTTGATGAAACTTTACCTGTTAGTGTAGCTGGAGCTTCCCACAGTCTGGTTCAGTTTTTGGAGGCCATAAGAATCCTGAAACGAAGTAGTAAAGGTTTATTTAATATTGCCATGTTTTTGCGCCTCTTAATCTACTTAGAGTAAGACTAACTACAAAACCACCTAACTAATGCAAAACACGGGCCTATGCTTGGTGACTAGGAGAGTCCGAACCATTGTTCCAGAATCGTTCTAGGCAGCGTTTAGTTGTCTGCCTAGTTGGCAAACTGGATCTAAACGAAACGATTTCTCATAACGATTTTTCATAAAATCGATCTAGACGTTCAAATAATCGAAATCTTCTATAAGACGGGCTACCATGAGATATTAAAAGTGATTAGAATCAGAAACCTTGGTTCTTTTATCAGAAGTCTCCAACTTTGTTAAGGCCAAGAGCAGACGGTTTCGTTTCTCATCATCCATGTGAGGCTGCACCCACTTGGTATCAGCATCAAAAAGCTCCCAGGGACTGTGAAGATGCGTCTCCGTCGGATCATTCTTGTATCTAACTGTGTACCTCTCCCACGGACTCTCAGGAAAATCAGGTGATTTGGCCTTCACAGCTAGAATCCGTCCTTCCCACCAATTACCATCTTCTTCGCCTTCGTCTCTCCACCAAACCTTACACTTATCCCTGAAAGTCCAGTTCCTCTGTATCGCTGCTTCGTACCGACTTCTTTCCACAAGAAAATCTGGAAAGCTCACCACCTCAGGCAGTGTCAGTTTGAAAGTTCTGTCGAACACTTCGGAGTTGGGGTCGATGACTTTAAGTATCATTTTGCAGCAGCTATCCCCAGAACCAGGGAGTGTTGCGTATTCAAGACTTTCCACTTTACAGATCTCCACCGCCTTTATGTTTCCTCCCTTTACTGAAGTCCAAGGAGCCACTTCCCTCAGGGAGCTGAAGTTCAAGTATTCTTGATGCCCCTGAAAGGTACGAGTAACAGCCACAGGTTTTTTTTTTTTTGTTTTTTGTCACATAACAGCCACAGGTTAAAAAATTGATACCAGAGGTTGATTAAACGAGACTAACAGATAAGATTACCTGTCGCAAATAAGCAAGCTCATCTCCCTTTTGTGGGATATAACGAGAACCCTCTTCATGTGTTGATAATGTTAACCAGGATACCTTTTCTATTGACTGCTGAAGCTTCTTTGTATCAACAGGTTTAGTTTCACTAAAAGGACAAGTAGACTTTCTATTCCTTGTGGATCTCGACCGAAGGGTTGCCCCAGAAGTTGATATACATTCTTCTTGAGGGTTATGCTTTCCATGTGAATCACTTAGTTTATCTCGGATGTGTGTCAAACTGCCTTCCGGCTTCTCCAAACCATTTGACTCGGTCTCATGGAGCCCATTAGGGACACCTTCATGGGTATTAGCACCACTACTTTGATCCTGACTACACGAACCTGGACTTATTTCTTGAGTCAGACTATCACCACCACGGTCTGAGTTATTCTCATGCTTTCGTGACTTCTTTCGTCTATAGACATAATCAAACATCCGTTTAGGATGTGACACAGGAACATCATTAGCAATTAAAACAGGGTCACTGATTAGTGGATTTGATTCATGCACACAATCATTTGTCAGAGATAGCTCTGTTCCAACCACATCATCCTTTTGGCAGTCCAGTGCCAAATCACGTTTAGTGTCTGTAGAACCATTATTCAATGCGTCAGAGCCACCGTTCTCTTGATTTACCGATGAAGATTTTACTTCTTGCTTCAAAGATGTATCAGGAGCCCTTGAAACCCTCTTGGAGCGTATCCTCAACGTCCTAGAGATAGGTGGAAGGCTATCTTTTAGATCATGCAAGCGACCTGTTACATCCTGAGAACAGTTAGAGGCACCCTCATCAGCCACTCGACTTGGCGACCCATCCACTCCTAGGCATTGTTCCTCACCATTTGGCAAACCATTAGAAAGCACCGTGTCAGTGTCAACTGCAATTCCATCGATATCTGTTCTTAATTCCAAACAATTAGGTGTTGTAACACCATTATCATGGTGATCTGCCTCT
This genomic interval from Brassica oleracea var. oleracea cultivar TO1000 chromosome C2, BOL, whole genome shotgun sequence contains the following:
- the LOC106326824 gene encoding proteasome subunit beta type-1-like, which produces MSCPAMAQLLSNTLYFKRFFPYYAFNVLGGLDEEGKGCVFTYDAVGSYEKVGYSAQGSGSTLIMPFLDNQLKSPSPLLLPAQDAITPLSEPEAVDLVKTVFASATERDIYTGDKLEIMILKADGIRTEVMELRKD
- the LOC106326823 gene encoding uncharacterized protein LOC106326823 — its product is MASMVSPTTCLYLHKHRIKLPSHGRLRITASIPEASDEKLPKLIARREMILRSSELAMIGAIFQLSGKKPEYLGVQKNERLALCPATNNCISTSESVSDRVHYAPPWNYNGGRKTPVSREVAMKELLNVIKSTKPDKFTPRIVEKKDDYVHVEYESPILGLVDDVEFLFTPVKNSTVEYRSASRKGNFDFDVNRKRIKALRQELEKKGWESENSF